In a single window of the Pelagibacterium sp. 26DY04 genome:
- the sucD gene encoding succinate--CoA ligase subunit alpha, protein MSILVDKNTKILVQGLTGKTGTFHTEQALAYYNTQMVGGIHPKKGGETWTGAGGHELPIFATVAEGKEKTGADASVIYVPPAGAADAIIEAIDAEIPFITCITEGIPVADMVRVKARLEKSNSRLLGPNCPGILTPEECKIGIMPGSIFRKGSVGIVSRSGTLTYEAVFQTTNEGLGQTTAVGIGGDPVKGTEFIDVLEMFLADDQTESIIMIGEIGGSAEEDAAQFLIDEAKKGRKKPMAGFIAGRTAPKGRTMGHAGAVVSGGKGDAESKIAAMEQAGIVVSPSPARLGKTLVDVLKG, encoded by the coding sequence ATGTCAATTCTCGTCGACAAGAACACCAAGATCCTCGTGCAGGGTCTGACCGGCAAGACCGGCACCTTCCACACCGAACAGGCGCTGGCCTATTACAACACGCAGATGGTCGGGGGCATTCACCCCAAAAAGGGCGGAGAGACCTGGACGGGAGCGGGCGGGCACGAGCTGCCGATTTTCGCCACCGTGGCCGAAGGCAAGGAAAAGACCGGCGCTGACGCTTCGGTCATCTATGTGCCGCCGGCCGGGGCCGCCGATGCCATCATCGAAGCGATCGATGCGGAAATCCCCTTTATCACCTGCATCACCGAGGGCATTCCGGTGGCCGACATGGTACGCGTCAAGGCGCGGCTGGAAAAGTCCAATTCGCGCCTTCTGGGCCCGAACTGCCCCGGTATCCTCACGCCGGAAGAATGCAAGATCGGCATCATGCCGGGCTCGATCTTCCGCAAGGGCTCGGTGGGCATCGTCTCGCGTTCCGGCACGCTGACCTATGAAGCGGTGTTCCAGACCACCAATGAGGGGCTGGGGCAGACGACGGCGGTGGGGATCGGCGGCGATCCGGTCAAGGGCACCGAATTCATCGACGTCCTCGAGATGTTCCTGGCAGATGATCAGACCGAATCGATCATCATGATCGGTGAGATCGGCGGCTCGGCAGAGGAAGATGCCGCCCAGTTCCTGATCGACGAGGCCAAGAAAGGCCGCAAGAAGCCGATGGCAGGGTTCATCGCCGGGCGCACCGCGCCCAAGGGGCGGACCATGGGCCATGCGGGCGCGGTGGTCTCTGGCGGCAAGGGCGATGCCGAATCCAAGATCGCCGCGATGGAACAAGCGGGCATTGTGGTTTCGCCTTCGCCGGCCCGGCTGGGCAAGACCCTTGTGGATGTGTTGAAGGGCTAG
- the odhB gene encoding 2-oxoglutarate dehydrogenase complex dihydrolipoyllysine-residue succinyltransferase, whose amino-acid sequence MSTEVRVPTLGESVTEATIGQWFKKVGDAVSADEPIVELETDKVTIEVPAPVSGTIEAISVNEGDTVEVGALIAAIAAGAAPAKQAEEPKAEAAKPAEAPKPAETPAPAAKTEMPPAPSAAKLMAERDVDPSSVEGSGKRGQVLKEDVFKALERTSAQPAPAAAQPAQTRAPSKQEDASREERVKMTRLRQTIAKRLKDAQNTAAMLTTFNEVDMKPVMDLRNSYKELFEKKHGVKLGFMGFFTKAVVHALKEIPAVNAEIDGIDIIYKNFAHIGVAVGTDKGLVVPVVRDADQMTIAEIEKEIARLGKAARDGELSMADMQGGTFTISNGGVYGSLMSTPILNAPQSGILGMHKIQERPVVVGGQVVVRPMMYLALSYDHRIVDGKEAVTFLVRVKESLEDPQRLVLDL is encoded by the coding sequence ATGTCCACTGAAGTCCGGGTTCCTACCCTTGGGGAAAGCGTCACCGAAGCGACGATCGGGCAATGGTTCAAGAAGGTGGGGGATGCGGTTTCGGCCGACGAGCCGATCGTGGAGCTGGAAACCGACAAGGTGACCATCGAAGTGCCCGCCCCGGTGTCGGGCACGATCGAAGCCATTTCGGTCAATGAAGGCGATACGGTCGAAGTGGGTGCGCTGATCGCGGCGATCGCCGCCGGCGCCGCCCCTGCCAAGCAGGCCGAAGAGCCCAAGGCGGAAGCGGCCAAGCCCGCCGAGGCGCCCAAGCCCGCCGAAACTCCGGCGCCCGCCGCCAAGACCGAAATGCCCCCGGCCCCTTCGGCTGCCAAGCTGATGGCGGAGCGCGATGTCGATCCCTCTTCGGTCGAAGGATCGGGCAAGCGCGGCCAGGTGCTCAAGGAAGACGTGTTCAAGGCACTCGAGCGCACCAGCGCCCAACCGGCGCCTGCCGCCGCTCAGCCGGCCCAGACGCGCGCACCCTCAAAGCAGGAGGATGCAAGCCGCGAGGAGCGGGTCAAGATGACCCGGCTGCGCCAGACCATCGCCAAGCGTTTGAAGGACGCCCAGAACACCGCCGCCATGCTCACCACCTTCAACGAGGTGGACATGAAGCCGGTGATGGATCTGCGCAATTCCTACAAGGAGCTGTTCGAGAAAAAGCACGGCGTCAAGCTCGGCTTCATGGGCTTTTTCACCAAGGCCGTGGTGCATGCTTTAAAGGAGATCCCGGCGGTCAATGCCGAGATCGACGGCATCGACATCATCTACAAGAACTTCGCCCATATCGGGGTGGCGGTGGGGACCGACAAGGGGCTCGTGGTGCCGGTGGTGCGCGATGCCGATCAGATGACCATCGCCGAGATCGAAAAGGAGATCGCGCGGCTGGGCAAGGCGGCGCGGGATGGCGAGCTTTCGATGGCCGACATGCAGGGCGGCACCTTCACCATCTCCAATGGCGGCGTCTATGGTTCGCTGATGTCGACTCCTATCCTCAACGCCCCGCAATCGGGCATTTTGGGCATGCACAAGATCCAGGAACGCCCGGTGGTCGTGGGCGGTCAGGTGGTCGTGCGGCCGATGATGTATCTGGCTCTGAGCTATGACCACCGGATCGTCGACGGCAAGGAAGCGGTGACGTTCCTGGTGCGCGTCAAGGAGAGCCTCGAGGATCCGCAGCGTCTGGTGCTCGATCTTTAA
- a CDS encoding MAPEG family protein, with translation MNLELTLAVWSVLILFIHIGLQAGFLTRDLGSAYNAGPRDERRDLSVVGGRAERALRNFLETWPAFLVLALAASVVGTSNWLTQWGAGLYLVFRLAYIPLYLLGIPYLRSLVFTGACIGLLLMFVGIVF, from the coding sequence TTGAACCTTGAATTGACGCTTGCGGTTTGGTCGGTGTTGATTTTGTTCATCCACATCGGCCTCCAGGCTGGATTTCTGACCCGCGACCTGGGCAGTGCGTACAATGCCGGACCCCGCGACGAACGGCGTGATCTCAGCGTCGTGGGCGGGCGCGCCGAACGGGCGTTGCGCAATTTTCTCGAGACCTGGCCCGCCTTCCTCGTCCTGGCGCTGGCGGCGAGCGTTGTGGGGACATCGAACTGGCTCACCCAATGGGGGGCGGGGCTCTATCTGGTCTTCCGCCTCGCTTACATCCCGCTCTACCTCCTGGGCATACCCTATCTGCGTTCGCTGGTGTTTACCGGCGCGTGCATCGGACTACTTCTGATGTTTGTGGGGATCGTCTTCTGA
- the mdh gene encoding malate dehydrogenase, with translation MARKKIALIGAGQIGGTLAHLVALKELGDVILFDIVDGVPQGKALDLAQSGPVEGYNASLKGTSEYKDIDGADVVIVTAGVPRKPGMSRDDLLEINLKVMEQVGAGIAKYAPNAFVICITNPLDAMVWALQKFSGLPVEKVVGMAGVLDSARFRHFIAEELNVSVQDVTAFVMGGHGDTMVPLARYSTVAGIPLPDMVKMGWMSKDKLDQIIQRTRDGGAEIVGLLKTGSAFYAPAASAIEMAECYLKDKKRILPAAAHLNGQFGVDDMYVGVPVVIGAGGVERIVEIELNASEKKMFDASVEAVDGLVEACKKIAPKLA, from the coding sequence ATGGCGCGTAAGAAAATCGCTCTGATCGGCGCGGGTCAGATCGGGGGAACGCTGGCACATCTGGTGGCGCTCAAGGAGCTGGGCGATGTGATCCTGTTCGACATCGTCGACGGCGTGCCGCAGGGCAAGGCGCTGGATCTGGCGCAGTCGGGGCCAGTCGAGGGCTATAACGCATCCCTTAAAGGTACGTCCGAATACAAGGACATCGATGGCGCCGATGTGGTGATCGTCACCGCCGGCGTGCCGCGCAAGCCGGGCATGAGCCGCGACGATCTGCTCGAGATCAATCTCAAAGTCATGGAGCAGGTGGGCGCGGGCATCGCCAAATACGCGCCCAATGCATTCGTCATCTGCATCACCAACCCGCTCGACGCCATGGTCTGGGCGCTGCAGAAATTCTCCGGCCTGCCGGTCGAAAAGGTGGTCGGGATGGCCGGCGTGCTCGATTCGGCGCGCTTCCGTCACTTCATCGCCGAGGAACTCAATGTGTCGGTTCAGGATGTCACGGCGTTCGTCATGGGCGGGCACGGGGACACCATGGTGCCTCTGGCGCGCTATTCGACGGTCGCCGGCATTCCGCTGCCCGACATGGTCAAGATGGGCTGGATGAGCAAGGACAAGCTCGACCAGATCATCCAGCGCACCCGCGACGGCGGCGCCGAGATCGTAGGGCTTTTGAAGACCGGTTCGGCCTTCTATGCGCCCGCCGCGTCGGCGATCGAGATGGCCGAATGCTATCTCAAGGACAAGAAGCGGATTTTGCCTGCTGCCGCGCACCTTAACGGGCAGTTCGGGGTCGACGACATGTATGTCGGCGTGCCGGTGGTGATCGGGGCGGGCGGTGTCGAGCGCATCGTCGAGATCGAGCTCAATGCCAGCGAAAAGAAGATGTTCGACGCCTCGGTCGAGGCGGTCGACGGGCTGGTCGAAGCCTGCAAGAAGATCGCGCCCAAGCTGGCCTGA
- the zapE gene encoding cell division protein ZapE: MAGGEGAGGSILDAYAELVISGQVKPDAAQKQAVEKLQAVAEGLDRLEAQSGSVIAALFRRKREAPKGLYIWGDVGRGKTMLMDLFFQTVPVENKRRVHFHEFMNEVHEAIAKFRAENPGTKGARDPIPAVARPITRSVRLLCFDEFFVSDITDAMLLKRLFEILFADGVVVVATSNIPPEKLYWNGLNRQLFLPFIDLLESHAEVFNLNGATDYRREKLDAQEVYHFGTGPEIDAAMDRLFAHLTGGAEARPNAIESLGRVISVPAHAMGVARFDFADLCERPLGARDYLKIANGYHTLMVEHVPVFSCLKSDASKRFILLVDTLYDRGVKLAASFAAPLDELAQDDKTRFEFARCLSRLEEMRSADYIAQPLRQQRSI; the protein is encoded by the coding sequence TTGGCGGGGGGAGAAGGAGCCGGGGGCTCAATCCTGGACGCCTATGCCGAGCTGGTGATCTCGGGGCAAGTCAAACCCGATGCCGCGCAAAAACAGGCGGTCGAAAAGCTCCAGGCCGTGGCCGAGGGGCTCGATAGGCTCGAAGCCCAATCGGGGTCGGTGATTGCGGCGCTGTTCCGGCGCAAGCGCGAAGCCCCCAAGGGACTCTATATCTGGGGAGACGTGGGGCGGGGCAAGACCATGCTCATGGACCTGTTTTTCCAGACCGTGCCGGTGGAGAACAAGCGGCGCGTCCATTTCCACGAGTTCATGAACGAGGTGCATGAGGCGATCGCCAAATTTCGGGCCGAGAACCCAGGAACCAAAGGCGCGCGCGATCCCATTCCTGCCGTGGCGCGGCCCATCACGCGCTCGGTGCGGTTGTTGTGTTTCGACGAGTTCTTCGTTTCCGACATCACCGACGCGATGCTTTTGAAGCGCCTGTTCGAGATCCTGTTCGCCGATGGCGTGGTGGTGGTGGCGACTTCCAACATCCCGCCTGAAAAGCTTTATTGGAACGGGCTTAACCGCCAGCTCTTCCTGCCCTTCATCGACCTGCTCGAAAGCCATGCAGAGGTTTTCAACCTCAATGGGGCGACCGACTACCGGCGCGAAAAGCTCGATGCGCAGGAGGTCTATCATTTCGGCACCGGTCCGGAGATCGATGCCGCGATGGACCGGCTGTTTGCCCACCTCACCGGTGGGGCGGAAGCCCGGCCCAATGCCATCGAGAGCCTGGGGCGAGTCATTTCGGTTCCAGCGCACGCCATGGGGGTGGCGCGGTTCGATTTTGCCGATCTGTGCGAACGCCCCCTTGGCGCGCGCGACTATCTCAAGATCGCCAATGGTTATCACACGCTGATGGTCGAGCACGTGCCGGTGTTCTCGTGCCTCAAATCGGATGCTTCGAAACGCTTCATCCTCCTGGTGGACACGCTCTATGACCGGGGGGTGAAACTGGCGGCGAGCTTTGCCGCTCCACTCGATGAATTGGCGCAGGACGATAAGACGCGCTTCGAATTTGCCCGGTGTCTGTCGCGGCTCGAAGAGATGCGCTCGGCCGACTATATCGCTCAGCCTTTGCGGCAGCAGAGGTCGATTTAG
- a CDS encoding GntR family transcriptional regulator: MATALALQIAKAITNAIVAGDIAEGEHMSAQKLADRFSVSRSPVREALQLLAAEGYAVQEPHKGFFARLRPVSGAAANATRELPFEAPNTYQRMADDWLSDRLPAEVTEQMLKERYGLTKAQLSDILMRAAREGWAEPKPGYGWNLLPVAKTPEAFEQAYRFRMVIEPAALLEPTFHLDRKVLDELKRQQSKMLETDIEKLPGERLMERGATFHEELIKLSGNPFFHQSLVRVNRMRRLMEYRSRVDRRRLYGQCSQHLEIIELLAKGDIVAASYAMRKHLIGALKAKSPLALPDIVSVD, translated from the coding sequence ATGGCGACAGCGCTGGCACTGCAGATCGCGAAGGCCATTACAAATGCCATTGTTGCGGGAGACATCGCCGAAGGCGAACATATGAGCGCGCAAAAACTCGCCGACCGGTTCAGCGTCTCGCGCTCGCCAGTCCGGGAAGCGCTGCAATTGCTGGCAGCGGAGGGTTACGCGGTCCAGGAGCCGCACAAGGGGTTTTTCGCGCGCCTCAGGCCGGTGTCGGGTGCCGCCGCGAATGCCACGCGCGAATTGCCTTTCGAAGCGCCCAACACCTATCAGCGCATGGCCGATGACTGGCTGTCCGACCGCTTGCCGGCCGAAGTCACCGAACAGATGCTCAAGGAGCGTTACGGGCTGACCAAGGCCCAGCTCAGCGATATCCTGATGCGGGCGGCCCGCGAAGGCTGGGCCGAACCCAAACCCGGCTATGGCTGGAATCTCCTGCCGGTGGCCAAGACGCCCGAAGCGTTCGAACAGGCCTATCGCTTTCGCATGGTGATCGAGCCGGCGGCCCTGCTCGAACCCACGTTCCATCTCGACCGCAAGGTGCTCGACGAACTCAAGCGCCAGCAGTCGAAAATGCTCGAAACCGACATAGAAAAGCTGCCGGGCGAACGCTTGATGGAACGCGGGGCGACGTTTCACGAGGAACTGATCAAGCTCTCGGGCAATCCGTTTTTCCACCAGTCCCTGGTGCGGGTCAATCGCATGCGGCGGCTCATGGAATACCGCTCCCGCGTCGACCGGCGCCGGCTCTACGGCCAATGCAGCCAGCACCTTGAGATTATCGAATTGCTCGCGAAAGGCGATATCGTGGCCGCCTCCTACGCCATGCGCAAGCACCTGATCGGGGCTCTCAAGGCCAAATCCCCCCTGGCCCTGCCGGACATCGTCTCAGTCGACTGA
- a CDS encoding 2-oxoglutarate dehydrogenase E1 component — protein sequence MARQDQNETFLLTSFLYGGNADYIEALYARYKADPKSVDPSWAEFFSNLSDSADQVKQNAEGPSWQRRDWPRTANGELVSALDGDWGAVAVKAQKAVSEKARASGQEVSPQAIMQATRDSIHAIMMIRAYRMRGHLHANLDPLGLETREEAPELDPATYGFTEADYDREIFIDNYLGLESATVPQMLEILKRTYCGTLGIEFMHISDPEAKAWIQERIEGPDKEISFTPEGKRAILNKLAEAEGFEKFLDVKYTGTKRFGLDGGEALIPALEQIVKRGGALGVKDIVLGMAHRGRLNVLTQLMAKPHRALFHEFKGGAFYPDDVEGSGDVKYHLGASSDREFDGNKVHLSLTANPSHLEIVDPVVLGKARAKQDQLSAIDGRFVRDTRDTNRMAVLPLLLHGDAAFAGQGVVAECFGLSGLKGHRTGGSIHFVINNQIGFTTSPHFSRSSPYPTDVAKMIEAPVFHCNGDDPEAVVYAAKIATEFRQKFGRPVVIDMFCYRRFGHNEGDEPSFTQPLMYKAIRGHKTTLEIYGHKLIDEGVVSAEEFEQLKADWRTRLEGEFEAGQDYRPNKADWLDGAWKNIKLAEVDGPRRGVTGVEIEKLTGLGEKLCAVPQGFHVHRTVQRFLDNRKKIITEGEGIDWATAEALAFATLLDEGHPVRLSGQDVERGTFSQRHSVLYDQENESTHTPLNNLADGQARYEVINSMLSEEAVLGFEYGYSLAEPNALTIWEAQFGDFVNGAQVVIDQFIAAGERKWLRMSGLVMLLPHGYEGQGPEHSSARPERFLQLCAEDNMQVLNCTTPANYFHALRRQLKRDFRKPLIIMTPKSLLRHKRAVSGLRELGPDTFFHRLLWDDAETPGVPKTEVNLVGDDKIRRVVVCTGKVYYDLLEDREKRGINDVYLMRLEQLYPFPAKALIDELSRFRNAEIVWCQEEPKNMGAWSFVQPYIEWVLEQMGQPGARPRYVGRPASASTATGLMRTHVAQLQAFLDEAFE from the coding sequence ATGGCACGACAGGACCAGAACGAAACGTTCCTCCTCACCTCCTTTCTGTACGGCGGCAACGCCGATTATATCGAGGCGCTCTACGCCCGCTACAAAGCCGATCCCAAAAGCGTCGATCCGAGCTGGGCAGAGTTCTTCTCCAACCTTTCCGACAGCGCCGATCAGGTGAAGCAGAATGCGGAGGGCCCGAGCTGGCAGCGGCGTGACTGGCCGCGCACGGCCAATGGCGAACTGGTCTCGGCGCTCGACGGCGATTGGGGTGCCGTGGCGGTCAAGGCCCAGAAGGCGGTGAGCGAAAAGGCCAGGGCCTCCGGTCAGGAGGTTTCGCCGCAAGCCATCATGCAGGCGACCCGCGATTCCATTCACGCCATCATGATGATCCGCGCCTACCGCATGCGCGGGCATCTGCATGCCAATCTCGATCCGCTGGGGCTGGAAACGCGCGAAGAAGCGCCCGAGCTCGATCCGGCCACCTATGGGTTCACCGAGGCCGACTACGACCGCGAGATCTTCATCGACAATTATCTCGGGCTGGAATCGGCGACCGTGCCGCAGATGCTCGAAATCCTCAAGCGCACCTATTGCGGCACGCTGGGCATCGAGTTCATGCACATCTCCGATCCCGAGGCCAAGGCCTGGATTCAGGAGCGGATCGAAGGCCCGGACAAGGAAATCAGCTTCACCCCCGAGGGCAAGCGCGCCATCCTCAACAAGCTCGCCGAGGCCGAGGGGTTCGAAAAATTCCTCGACGTCAAATATACCGGCACCAAGCGGTTCGGGCTCGATGGCGGCGAAGCACTGATTCCGGCGCTCGAACAGATCGTCAAGCGCGGCGGCGCGCTGGGGGTCAAGGATATCGTCCTGGGCATGGCCCATCGCGGCCGGCTCAATGTTCTGACTCAGTTGATGGCCAAGCCGCACAGGGCGCTGTTTCACGAATTCAAGGGCGGCGCCTTCTATCCCGACGATGTCGAGGGTTCCGGTGACGTCAAATATCACCTGGGCGCTTCTTCGGACCGTGAGTTCGACGGCAACAAGGTGCATCTCTCGCTGACCGCCAACCCGTCCCATCTCGAGATCGTCGATCCGGTGGTGCTGGGCAAAGCGCGCGCCAAGCAGGATCAGCTTTCGGCCATTGACGGGCGGTTCGTGCGCGATACGCGGGACACCAACCGCATGGCCGTGCTTCCGCTGCTGCTCCATGGCGATGCCGCCTTCGCGGGCCAGGGCGTGGTTGCCGAATGCTTCGGGCTTTCGGGGCTCAAGGGGCATCGGACGGGCGGGTCGATCCACTTCGTCATCAACAACCAGATCGGGTTTACGACGAGCCCGCACTTCTCGCGCTCTTCGCCTTATCCCACCGATGTGGCCAAGATGATCGAGGCGCCGGTGTTCCACTGCAATGGCGACGATCCCGAAGCTGTGGTCTATGCCGCCAAGATCGCCACCGAGTTCCGCCAGAAATTTGGGCGGCCGGTGGTCATCGACATGTTCTGCTACCGCCGGTTCGGGCACAACGAAGGTGATGAGCCCAGTTTCACCCAGCCGCTGATGTACAAGGCGATCCGCGGGCACAAGACGACGCTGGAAATCTATGGGCACAAGCTCATCGACGAGGGCGTGGTATCGGCCGAGGAATTCGAGCAGCTCAAGGCCGATTGGCGCACGCGGCTCGAAGGCGAGTTCGAGGCGGGGCAGGATTATCGCCCCAACAAGGCCGACTGGCTCGACGGCGCCTGGAAGAACATCAAGCTTGCCGAGGTGGACGGGCCGCGGCGCGGGGTGACCGGGGTCGAGATCGAAAAGCTCACCGGGCTGGGCGAGAAGCTGTGCGCGGTGCCGCAGGGCTTTCACGTCCATCGCACGGTGCAGCGGTTCCTGGACAACCGCAAGAAGATCATTACCGAGGGCGAAGGGATCGACTGGGCAACCGCCGAAGCGCTCGCCTTTGCCACCCTGCTCGACGAAGGCCATCCGGTCCGCCTTTCGGGTCAGGATGTGGAGCGCGGCACGTTCAGCCAGCGCCATTCGGTGCTTTACGACCAGGAAAACGAATCCACCCATACTCCGCTCAACAACCTGGCCGACGGCCAGGCGCGCTACGAAGTCATCAACTCGATGCTGTCCGAAGAGGCGGTGCTCGGGTTCGAATACGGCTATTCGCTGGCCGAGCCCAATGCGCTCACCATCTGGGAGGCCCAGTTCGGCGATTTCGTCAATGGGGCGCAGGTGGTGATCGACCAGTTCATCGCGGCGGGCGAACGCAAATGGCTGCGCATGAGTGGGCTGGTGATGCTGCTGCCCCATGGCTATGAGGGCCAGGGCCCCGAGCACTCCTCGGCACGCCCGGAGCGCTTCCTGCAGCTTTGCGCCGAAGACAATATGCAGGTACTCAACTGCACGACGCCGGCCAATTATTTTCACGCCCTGCGCCGGCAACTCAAGCGCGACTTCCGCAAGCCGCTGATCATCATGACGCCCAAATCGCTGCTGCGCCACAAGCGGGCGGTGTCCGGCCTGCGCGAGCTGGGCCCCGATACGTTCTTCCATCGCCTGCTCTGGGACGATGCGGAAACGCCGGGCGTGCCCAAGACCGAGGTCAACCTTGTCGGCGACGACAAGATCCGACGTGTCGTGGTGTGCACGGGCAAGGTCTATTACGACCTGCTGGAAGATCGCGAAAAGCGCGGCATCAACGATGTCTATCTGATGCGGCTCGAACAGCTCTACCCGTTCCCGGCCAAGGCGCTGATCGATGAACTCAGCCGCTTCCGCAATGCCGAGATCGTCTGGTGCCAGGAAGAACCCAAGAACATGGGCGCCTGGAGTTTCGTTCAACCCTATATCGAGTGGGTGCTCGAGCAGATGGGGCAGCCCGGGGCGCGTCCGCGCTATGTGGGCCGGCCGGCATCGGCTTCGACCGCGACCGGGCTGATGCGCACCCATGTCGCCCAGCTCCAGGCGTTCCTGGACGAGGCCTTCGAGTAA
- the sucC gene encoding ADP-forming succinate--CoA ligase subunit beta, with the protein MNIHEYQAKELLKGFGAPVAKGVPITGADQAEAAAKSLPGPLYVVKSQIHAGGRGKGKFKELGPDAKGGVRLARSVDEVVANAREMLGNTLVTAQTGEAGKQVNRLYIEDGADIERELYCSLLVDRSVGRVAFVVSTEGGMDIEQVAHDTPEKIETIAIDPEAGVTEGDVARIAAALKLEGAAAEDAKSLFPALYKAFIEKDMSLLEINPLIVMTDGHLRVLDAKVSFDGNALFRHPDIAQLRDETEEDAKEIEASKWDLAYVALDGNIGCMVNGAGLAMATMDIIKLYGKEPANFCDVGGGASKEKVAAAFKIITADPKVEGILVNIFGGIMKCDVIAEGVVAAVKEVGLKVPLVVRLEGTNVELGKKILNESGLAITAADDLDDAAQKIVAAVA; encoded by the coding sequence ATGAACATTCACGAATACCAGGCCAAAGAGCTTTTGAAGGGGTTCGGCGCACCGGTGGCCAAGGGCGTGCCCATCACCGGCGCCGACCAGGCCGAAGCGGCGGCGAAATCGCTGCCCGGACCGCTTTACGTGGTCAAAAGCCAGATTCATGCAGGTGGCCGCGGCAAGGGAAAGTTCAAGGAACTCGGGCCTGACGCCAAGGGCGGCGTGCGGCTGGCGCGTTCGGTGGACGAGGTCGTCGCCAATGCCCGCGAGATGCTGGGCAATACCCTGGTCACCGCCCAGACCGGCGAGGCGGGCAAGCAGGTCAACAGGCTCTATATCGAAGACGGCGCCGATATCGAGCGCGAGCTTTATTGCTCGCTGCTGGTCGATCGCTCGGTCGGCCGCGTGGCGTTCGTCGTGTCCACCGAAGGCGGCATGGATATCGAGCAGGTCGCCCATGACACACCCGAAAAGATCGAAACCATCGCGATTGATCCCGAAGCGGGGGTGACCGAAGGCGATGTGGCCCGGATCGCCGCGGCGCTGAAGCTCGAGGGAGCTGCCGCCGAGGACGCCAAGTCGCTGTTTCCGGCGCTCTATAAGGCGTTCATCGAAAAGGACATGAGCCTGCTCGAAATCAATCCCTTGATCGTCATGACCGACGGGCATTTGCGGGTGCTGGACGCCAAGGTGTCGTTCGACGGCAATGCGCTGTTCCGTCACCCCGATATCGCGCAGTTGCGCGACGAGACCGAAGAGGACGCCAAGGAGATCGAGGCCAGCAAATGGGACCTCGCCTATGTGGCGCTCGACGGCAATATCGGTTGCATGGTCAATGGCGCCGGGCTTGCCATGGCGACCATGGACATCATCAAGCTCTACGGCAAGGAGCCGGCCAATTTCTGTGACGTCGGCGGGGGCGCTTCCAAGGAAAAGGTCGCCGCGGCCTTCAAGATCATCACCGCCGACCCCAAGGTCGAGGGTATTCTGGTCAACATCTTCGGCGGCATCATGAAGTGCGACGTGATCGCCGAGGGCGTGGTCGCCGCCGTCAAGGAAGTGGGGCTCAAGGTGCCGCTCGTCGTGCGTCTCGAGGGCACCAATGTCGAACTCGGCAAGAAGATCCTCAACGAATCGGGGCTGGCGATCACCGCTGCCGACGATTTGGACGATGCCGCCCAGAAGATTGTCGCCGCCGTGGCCTAA
- a CDS encoding AprI/Inh family metalloprotease inhibitor → MTGTLQRPLGLVLAAVSLAALAACSPSNFGRSAPSTPTPTPPQPAPIQPVQTGNVQTTDLPPIAGTSTIETTPAPSTVPGNTAALDTGTTSASGPGFVLDDVGAPGNTTAGRDLSGPTTMEQLLGGWTILVGAEQCRLNLTYTAKGATGRYRASTPACTEPTLATVTAWQLLGNQIQLYNEADELIGTLLKSGNRFVGTLSGGQAISLVG, encoded by the coding sequence ATGACCGGAACCTTGCAAAGACCATTGGGCCTGGTGCTCGCGGCGGTGTCGCTCGCTGCCCTTGCGGCATGTTCTCCCAGCAATTTTGGCCGCTCCGCGCCGAGCACCCCGACCCCGACGCCGCCCCAGCCCGCCCCGATCCAGCCGGTGCAGACGGGCAATGTCCAGACCACCGATCTGCCGCCGATCGCGGGAACCAGCACCATCGAAACGACGCCGGCGCCTTCGACCGTGCCGGGAAATACCGCCGCGCTCGATACCGGCACGACGTCGGCTTCGGGACCGGGGTTCGTGCTCGACGATGTGGGTGCGCCGGGCAACACCACGGCTGGGCGCGATCTTTCCGGACCCACCACGATGGAGCAGCTCCTGGGCGGCTGGACGATCCTTGTGGGGGCCGAGCAATGCCGGCTCAACCTCACCTATACCGCCAAGGGGGCGACCGGCCGCTACCGTGCCTCGACGCCGGCCTGCACCGAGCCGACGCTGGCGACGGTCACCGCCTGGCAGTTGCTGGGCAACCAGATCCAGCTCTACAATGAAGCGGACGAGTTGATCGGCACGCTGCTGAAAAGCGGCAACCGGTTCGTGGGTACCCTCTCCGGAGGCCAGGCCATTTCGTTGGTCGGCTGA